A window of the Lujinxingia vulgaris genome harbors these coding sequences:
- a CDS encoding anti-sigma factor family protein, whose amino-acid sequence MKCQKLVDLLTDYLEGELADDERAHLEEHLAFCPPCVDFLKSYKRTGPMCKEVLQAKMPDSMQQALSQYLRSRLDCPDSPGE is encoded by the coding sequence ATGAAGTGTCAAAAGCTCGTTGATCTTTTGACGGATTACCTCGAAGGAGAGCTCGCCGACGACGAGCGCGCCCACCTCGAGGAGCATCTGGCGTTTTGCCCGCCCTGCGTCGACTTCTTAAAGAGCTACAAACGCACCGGGCCGATGTGCAAAGAGGTCCTCCAGGCGAAGATGCCCGACTCCATGCAGCAGGCCCTTTCCCAATACCTGCGTTCCAGACTAGACTGCCCCGACTCGCCAGGGGAATGA
- a CDS encoding rubredoxin-like domain-containing protein: MTSYQPFMQALLWTCKNCAFVYEGGQPKQNCPMCESYKTSFIDLPQHLEAKVREAHPDLPFNHADCRATRKKLMEEHGVLKSYRVSGRQLPTVSGGNISPAKSV; this comes from the coding sequence GTGACGAGCTACCAGCCCTTTATGCAGGCGCTTTTGTGGACCTGTAAAAACTGCGCCTTCGTGTACGAAGGCGGCCAGCCCAAGCAAAACTGCCCGATGTGCGAGTCCTACAAGACCTCGTTCATCGACCTGCCGCAGCACCTGGAGGCGAAGGTGCGTGAGGCGCATCCCGATCTTCCCTTCAACCACGCCGACTGCCGCGCCACGCGCAAAAAGCTGATGGAAGAGCACGGCGTGCTCAAAAGCTACCGCGTCTCCGGGCGTCAGCTTCCCACGGTCTCCGGCGGCAACATCTCGCCAGCCAAGAGCGTCTGA